A DNA window from Paramormyrops kingsleyae isolate MSU_618 chromosome 10, PKINGS_0.4, whole genome shotgun sequence contains the following coding sequences:
- the LOC111833369 gene encoding rho GTPase-activating protein 26-like isoform X2, translated as MGLPALEFSDCYLDSPQFRDRLKSHELELDRTNKFIKELIKDGKALIQALRNLSTANRKFAESLNDFKFQCIGDAVTDDEICIARSLQEFAGVLKSLEDERARMIENASDVLITPLERFRKEQISAAKEAKKKYEKETEKYCGVLEKHLNLSARKKEAQLLEADSQVDHVRQHFYEVSLEYVFKVQEVQERKMFEFVEPLLAFLQGLFTYYHHGYELAKDFNDFKTDLTISIQNTRNRFEGTRSEVESLMRKMKENPHEHKSVSPHTMQGYLFILEKRSFVSTWAKYYCSYHRESKRFTMVMFDQKSGGKVGEEESFTLKSCTRRKTESIEKRFCFDVEATDRSGVMTMQALSEEDRRLWMEAMDGREPVYNLNKDSQSEGVAQLDSIGFNVIRKFIHAVETRGIEEQGLYRIVGVSSRVQKLLSLSMDPKTSADVELGNSSEWEIKTITSALKHYLRMLPAPLMTYQFQRTFIKAAKLDNPETRIAEIHSLIHHLPEKNRQMLDLLMMHLANVARHHQQNLMTVANLGVVFGPTLLRPQEETVAAIMDIKFQNIVVEILIENYEKIFKGLPPLDGGQPDPVGNTARPHMDSRAPSCSERPLTFFHTPPLAEPANRRDSEALNSSAESVHVNSSSALGRSHGNSVHGSDPELDSGPKGRRDRPKSLVNPKSRSSVPTSPASPSPSSPRSPSWPMFSAPSSPQPGSSDCSLVSPVARKARALYACKAEHPSELSFTAGAIFENVHPSREPGWLEGTLEGKTGLIPENYVEFV; from the exons ATCTGTCCACGGCCAACCGCAAGTTTGCAGAGTCACTCAACGACTTCAAGTTCCAGTGCATTGGCGATGCCGTCACGGACGACGAGATCTGCATCG CAAGGTCCCTGCAGGAGTTTGCCGGGGTCCTGAAGAGCCTGGAGGATGAGCGGGCGAGAATG ATCGAAAATGCCAGTGATGTGCTGATCACCCCCCTGGAGCGCTTCCGGAAGGAGCAGATCAGCGCCGCCAAG GAGGCCAAAaagaagtatgagaaggagaCTGAGAAGTACTGCGGCGTGCTGGAGAAACACCTGAACCTGTCGGCTCGGAAGAAAGAGGCCCAGCTTCTGGAG GCCGACAGTCAGGTGGACCACGTGAGGCAGCACTTCTACGAGGTCTCCCTGGAGTACGTCTTCAAGGTCCAGGAGGTGCAGGAGCGCAAGATGTTCGAGTTTGTGGAGCCG CTGTTGGCTTTTCTGCAAGGTCTGTTTACCTATTACCATCACGGGTATGAGCTGGCGAAGGACTTCAATGACTTCAAGACTGACCTCACCATCAGTATCCAAAAT ACGAGGAACAGGTTTGAGGGCACGCGGTCCGAGGTGGAGAGCCtgatgaggaagatgaaggaGAATCCGCACGAGCACAAGAGCGTCAGTCCGCACACCATGCAGGGCTATTTGTTCATACTGGAGAAAC GTTCCTTCGTGTCCACGTGGGCCAAGTACTACTGTAGCTACCACCGCGAATCCAAACGCTTCACCATGGTGATGTTCGACCAGAAGTCCGGGGGCAAAGTG GGCGAAGAAGAGTCCTTTACACTGAAGTCCTGCACTCGGAGGAAGACTGAGTCCATCGAGAAGAGGTTCTGTTTCGACGTGGAGGCAACGGACCG GAGTGGGGTGATGACGATGCAGGCCCTGTCGGAGGAGGATCGGCGCCTCTGGATGGAGGCCATGGACGGGAGGGAGCCG GTGTATAACCTGAACAAGGACAGCCAGAGTGAAGGGG TTGCGCAGCTGGACAGTATTGGCTTTAATGTCATCAGGAAGTTCATCCACGCCGTGGAGACCAGAG GCATCGAGGAACAAGGCCTCTACCGGATCGTGGGAGTCAGCTCCAGAGTGCAGAAGCTGCTGAGTCTGTCCATGG ACCCCAAAACCAGTGCGGACGTGGAACTGGGCAACTCGTCAGAGTGGGAGATAAAGACCATCACCAGTGCGCTGAAACACTACCTGAG AATGCTCCCTGCTCCCCTAATGACGTACCAGTTCCAGAGGACATTCATCAAGGCAGCAA AACTGGACAACCCGGAAACCCGGATCGCCGAGATCCACAGCCTCATCCACCACCTTCCAGAGAAGAACAGGCAGATGCTAGACCTGCTCATGATGCACTTGGCAAA TGTAGCCAGGCACCACCAGCAGAACCTCATGACGGTGGCCAACTTGGGCGTGGTGTTTGGCCCGACCCTTCTACGGCCCCAGGAGGAGACCGTGGCAGCGATCATGGACATCAAGTTCCAGAACATAGTCGTGGAGATCCTCATTGAGAACTACGAGAAG attTTTAAGGGCCTTCCCCCGCTGGACGGTGGCCAGCCGGATCCAGTGGGCAACACTGCGAGGCCCCACATGGACAGCCGAGCCCCGTCGTGCAGTGAGCGCCCCCTCACCTTCTTCCACACCCCCCCACTTGCGGAGCCAG CCAACAGGAGGGACAGCGAGGCCCTGAATTCCAGTGCTGAGTCCGTCCATGTGAACTCCAGCAGCGCGCTGGGTCGCTCCCATGGCAACAGTGTCCATGGCAGCGACCCGGAGCTGGACAGCGGCCCCAAGGGCAGGCGGGATAGGCCCAAATCCCT GGTGAACCCAAAGAGCCGCTCCAGTGTCCCCACAAG CCCGGCCTCCCCCAGCCCCTCCTCCCCACGTTCCCCCTCCTGGCCCATGTTCTCCGCTCCCTCCAGCCCCCAGCCGGGTTCCAGCGACTGCTCCCTGGTcag CCCTGTGGCACGGAAGGCCAGAGCACTGTACGCGTGCAAGGCGGAGCACCCGTCTGAGCTCTCCTTCACCGCGGGCGCCATCTTTGAAAACG TTCACCCGTCGCGGGAGCCTGGATGGCTGGAAGGAACCTTGGAGGGGAAGACGGGCCTGATACCGGAGAATTACGTGGAGTTCGTATGA
- the LOC111833369 gene encoding rho GTPase-activating protein 26-like isoform X1, whose amino-acid sequence MGLPALEFSDCYLDSPQFRDRLKSHELELDRTNKFIKELIKDGKALIQALRNLSTANRKFAESLNDFKFQCIGDAVTDDEICIARSLQEFAGVLKSLEDERARMIENASDVLITPLERFRKEQISAAKEAKKKYEKETEKYCGVLEKHLNLSARKKEAQLLEADSQVDHVRQHFYEVSLEYVFKVQEVQERKMFEFVEPLLAFLQGLFTYYHHGYELAKDFNDFKTDLTISIQNTRNRFEGTRSEVESLMRKMKENPHEHKSVSPHTMQGYLFILEKRSFVSTWAKYYCSYHRESKRFTMVMFDQKSGGKVGEEESFTLKSCTRRKTESIEKRFCFDVEATDRAAWPCSACQVVTMATCTALMAALVLVDDRSGVMTMQALSEEDRRLWMEAMDGREPVYNLNKDSQSEGVAQLDSIGFNVIRKFIHAVETRGIEEQGLYRIVGVSSRVQKLLSLSMDPKTSADVELGNSSEWEIKTITSALKHYLRMLPAPLMTYQFQRTFIKAAKLDNPETRIAEIHSLIHHLPEKNRQMLDLLMMHLANVARHHQQNLMTVANLGVVFGPTLLRPQEETVAAIMDIKFQNIVVEILIENYEKIFKGLPPLDGGQPDPVGNTARPHMDSRAPSCSERPLTFFHTPPLAEPANRRDSEALNSSAESVHVNSSSALGRSHGNSVHGSDPELDSGPKGRRDRPKSLVNPKSRSSVPTSPASPSPSSPRSPSWPMFSAPSSPQPGSSDCSLVSPVARKARALYACKAEHPSELSFTAGAIFENVHPSREPGWLEGTLEGKTGLIPENYVEFV is encoded by the exons ATCTGTCCACGGCCAACCGCAAGTTTGCAGAGTCACTCAACGACTTCAAGTTCCAGTGCATTGGCGATGCCGTCACGGACGACGAGATCTGCATCG CAAGGTCCCTGCAGGAGTTTGCCGGGGTCCTGAAGAGCCTGGAGGATGAGCGGGCGAGAATG ATCGAAAATGCCAGTGATGTGCTGATCACCCCCCTGGAGCGCTTCCGGAAGGAGCAGATCAGCGCCGCCAAG GAGGCCAAAaagaagtatgagaaggagaCTGAGAAGTACTGCGGCGTGCTGGAGAAACACCTGAACCTGTCGGCTCGGAAGAAAGAGGCCCAGCTTCTGGAG GCCGACAGTCAGGTGGACCACGTGAGGCAGCACTTCTACGAGGTCTCCCTGGAGTACGTCTTCAAGGTCCAGGAGGTGCAGGAGCGCAAGATGTTCGAGTTTGTGGAGCCG CTGTTGGCTTTTCTGCAAGGTCTGTTTACCTATTACCATCACGGGTATGAGCTGGCGAAGGACTTCAATGACTTCAAGACTGACCTCACCATCAGTATCCAAAAT ACGAGGAACAGGTTTGAGGGCACGCGGTCCGAGGTGGAGAGCCtgatgaggaagatgaaggaGAATCCGCACGAGCACAAGAGCGTCAGTCCGCACACCATGCAGGGCTATTTGTTCATACTGGAGAAAC GTTCCTTCGTGTCCACGTGGGCCAAGTACTACTGTAGCTACCACCGCGAATCCAAACGCTTCACCATGGTGATGTTCGACCAGAAGTCCGGGGGCAAAGTG GGCGAAGAAGAGTCCTTTACACTGAAGTCCTGCACTCGGAGGAAGACTGAGTCCATCGAGAAGAGGTTCTGTTTCGACGTGGAGGCAACGGACCG GGCCGCGTGGCCGTGTTCGGCGTGTCAGGTGGTAACCATGGCGACATGCACAGCTCTGATGGCAGCGTTGGTTCTCGTCGATGACAGGAGTGGGGTGATGACGATGCAGGCCCTGTCGGAGGAGGATCGGCGCCTCTGGATGGAGGCCATGGACGGGAGGGAGCCG GTGTATAACCTGAACAAGGACAGCCAGAGTGAAGGGG TTGCGCAGCTGGACAGTATTGGCTTTAATGTCATCAGGAAGTTCATCCACGCCGTGGAGACCAGAG GCATCGAGGAACAAGGCCTCTACCGGATCGTGGGAGTCAGCTCCAGAGTGCAGAAGCTGCTGAGTCTGTCCATGG ACCCCAAAACCAGTGCGGACGTGGAACTGGGCAACTCGTCAGAGTGGGAGATAAAGACCATCACCAGTGCGCTGAAACACTACCTGAG AATGCTCCCTGCTCCCCTAATGACGTACCAGTTCCAGAGGACATTCATCAAGGCAGCAA AACTGGACAACCCGGAAACCCGGATCGCCGAGATCCACAGCCTCATCCACCACCTTCCAGAGAAGAACAGGCAGATGCTAGACCTGCTCATGATGCACTTGGCAAA TGTAGCCAGGCACCACCAGCAGAACCTCATGACGGTGGCCAACTTGGGCGTGGTGTTTGGCCCGACCCTTCTACGGCCCCAGGAGGAGACCGTGGCAGCGATCATGGACATCAAGTTCCAGAACATAGTCGTGGAGATCCTCATTGAGAACTACGAGAAG attTTTAAGGGCCTTCCCCCGCTGGACGGTGGCCAGCCGGATCCAGTGGGCAACACTGCGAGGCCCCACATGGACAGCCGAGCCCCGTCGTGCAGTGAGCGCCCCCTCACCTTCTTCCACACCCCCCCACTTGCGGAGCCAG CCAACAGGAGGGACAGCGAGGCCCTGAATTCCAGTGCTGAGTCCGTCCATGTGAACTCCAGCAGCGCGCTGGGTCGCTCCCATGGCAACAGTGTCCATGGCAGCGACCCGGAGCTGGACAGCGGCCCCAAGGGCAGGCGGGATAGGCCCAAATCCCT GGTGAACCCAAAGAGCCGCTCCAGTGTCCCCACAAG CCCGGCCTCCCCCAGCCCCTCCTCCCCACGTTCCCCCTCCTGGCCCATGTTCTCCGCTCCCTCCAGCCCCCAGCCGGGTTCCAGCGACTGCTCCCTGGTcag CCCTGTGGCACGGAAGGCCAGAGCACTGTACGCGTGCAAGGCGGAGCACCCGTCTGAGCTCTCCTTCACCGCGGGCGCCATCTTTGAAAACG TTCACCCGTCGCGGGAGCCTGGATGGCTGGAAGGAACCTTGGAGGGGAAGACGGGCCTGATACCGGAGAATTACGTGGAGTTCGTATGA